In Solanum lycopersicum chromosome 3, SLM_r2.1, the genomic stretch CGCTAGGGTATTCAAAATAGACTTCTTTGATAGGGTAGGTCTGGTTCttcatcatgttaatatgtaaTCCAGAGACAGCTTCAAACAGCTTCAGAGTTAGATTGACATATAGGACTTGCAGAGTCTCCGCCCCACAAAAGATTAGGGTATCAGCAGTGATAGAAGTTATTAACTGTTTACTGTTCCTTCTTGTAGATCTATCTGATAGAAGTTATTAACCGTATACTATTCCGTTTTTGGAGATCAATCGTAATAGAGTTATTAACTACATACTATTATTTTGTTAGAGATCTATCGTGATAGAAGTTATTAACTGTATACTATTTCCTTTGTTGGAGATCTATCGTCATAGAAGTTATGTACCTAGGCCTCTTTTTAGAACTCTTGGTTTTAGCTCACAATAACTTAAGATTTAATCTTGTTACTGCATTTAAAAGCATACATAACTGAGGTTCAGATCGTAAGTTCTACGTCCTTCTCCTTGCCAGGGTGGTTAATTTATGTCCTCTTTCATCTAAGGTAGAATATAGCTATTGGTAATCAATTTGTTGTTATTGCAACAAAATATGACATTTTAATGCATGAGcgtgttttaaatgaaattattgagTCTTTTGGACCAAGCAAGAAATTAAAGCCATGACTCTAGGTTTATGGAAAATGCTAATACAAAGAGCTAAATAGTGAATTTTAAGTACAATTTGTTTACGCTTTCCATGtatcacatttttctttttcccatCTTATTAAGTTGTGTACTTCGAGAAACCTTGAAATTTATAAGCATGCAGAGTAGAGTAAGCTATCATCTGCAAACATTCTAATTGCTTGCAATGAATATATTTTCTGACATCCTTTTTTCTTTCTGGACAAAAATATAGTGTGGGAATGGGCACATAGCATGTGCCCCTTGCTGCATCAAGATTGCTAATAAGTGTCCATCATGCTGTTTGCCAATTGGATATAACCGTTGTCGAGCTATGGAGAATGTTCTAGAATCTCTGAAAGTGTCATGCGTGAACAATAGGTATGGTTGCAAGGAGATCCTGAGTTATAGTAAGAAAACTGACCATGAAAATGCATGCATCTATGTGCCTTGTTTTTGTCCTTCCCATGGCTGTGACTTTATAGGTACTGCAGCAAAGGTATATGCACATTTTAGCGAGAAACATGCTTCTTCAGCAGATCACATTTCTTTCAATGTTGTCCATCCaatttatatagaaaaagaCCAAAGGTACATAATTCTTCAAATGAGGACAGAAGGTATACTTTTTATCGTCAACCATGCTAGTGACCGTGTTGGGAGTGCTATCAACATCATCTGTGTTGGACAAGCTAGGCAGAAGAGAAGGTTCTCATACAAGCTTGTAGTAACAGATGGGGAAAGTTCTTTTAAACTAGAATCCGTTGCAGAGAGTGTGCCAAACTGGACAGAAGATAGTCCTATGAAGAAATTCCTTGTGGTCCCAAAAGATGTCGTTAATTCCAGTGCTCGGCTGAAGTTGGATGTTCTCATAGAAGAGAAGGAATGAGTCTGCAATGGTTGCACATGTTGATGTAACATTGCCTTGATAACTTCTTTAGAGATTTCATGTCAATAGACAATAGTCATTGGATTGGTGCTTGCTTTATTTGGGGATATGAATGTTTGCTGTTGAATTTACTTTCTTCC encodes the following:
- the LOC101256260 gene encoding putative E3 ubiquitin-protein ligase SINA-like 6 encodes the protein MARFSVGRDEHDNDEGGPCNSCTSVRKRRRTTAGTLSRGVVIRQQEEVEERERERVVREEVEEEAEEEDWGSESEGNFRSSGDRRVPVCESEVLRENKPISGESMYQNFEGSIINRSISVTLLDPDVLDCPICFEHLCVPVFQCGNGHIACAPCCIKIANKCPSCCLPIGYNRCRAMENVLESLKVSCVNNRYGCKEILSYSKKTDHENACIYVPCFCPSHGCDFIGTAAKVYAHFSEKHASSADHISFNVVHPIYIEKDQRYIILQMRTEGILFIVNHASDRVGSAINIICVGQARQKRRFSYKLVVTDGESSFKLESVAESVPNWTEDSPMKKFLVVPKDVVNSSARLKLDVLIEEKE